A region of Panicum virgatum strain AP13 chromosome 8N, P.virgatum_v5, whole genome shotgun sequence DNA encodes the following proteins:
- the LOC120684963 gene encoding uncharacterized protein LOC120684963 — translation MGRRDLALGDDWPVEGTRSRLPGRRRRGAAQADDGVRLAGKRDEEQALCASRSVEETRRKGWGARSEKCTPASVEVLQTSNGEKSGLSPLFDVSVRNKCECAVRGVLLRAEGFTSSVPVDPKLLRKEGNDYLVGDGSPIPSGGEVQFRYAWDRAFEMGPAAVQEDCSGLHESTV, via the exons atgGGAAGGAGGGACCTGGCTCTGGGCGACGATTGGCCGGTGGAAGGGACGAGAAGTAGGctccctgggcggcggcggcggggcgcggcgcagGCGGACGATGGTGTACGGCTGGCTGGCAAAAGGGACGAGGAGCAGGCTTTGTGCGCCAGCCGGTCGGTGGAGGAGACTCGCCGCAAGGGTTGGG GGGCGAGGTCGGAGAAGtgcacgccggcgagcgtggAGGTGCTGCAGACGAGCAACGGGGAGAAATCCGGGCTCAGCCCGCTGTTCGATGTGAGTGTGCGGAACAAGTGCGAGTGCGCGGTGCGAGGCGTGCTCCTCCGCGCCGAGGGCTTCACGAGCTCCGTCCCCGTCGACCCGAAGCTGTTGCGGAAGGAGGGCAACGACTACCTCGTCGGCGACGGCAGCCCGATCCCGAGCGGAGGCGAGGTGCAGTTCCGGTACGCCTGGGACCGCGCCTTCGAGATGGGACCTGCTGCCGTGCAGGAAGACTGCTCTGGGTTGCACGAGTCCACCGTGTAA